From Bdellovibrionales bacterium, the proteins below share one genomic window:
- a CDS encoding FtsQ-type POTRA domain-containing protein, with amino-acid sequence MKFSKKILVLLSLVMAVGLSASLLYWDSHFFTVKKVSVTIVEGENARKKSSLEGSAISSAQKVLKNYSTKNIWRLDLDKIAKDILKDERILSAQVQRDLPSHLSAVIHVREVAILYQDRKGQIIPVTFDGILLEPIPIESAPDAPILRDTSVVKDSARLKKIISLVDALPENGTVSRATISEIKWTDSEGLKLELMRSDTGLVVLGETEIELRAKRAASVIKYLESQKQKWRVIDASFSKKVLVRLRKHS; translated from the coding sequence ATGAAGTTTTCAAAAAAAATCCTCGTGTTGTTGTCTCTGGTTATGGCAGTTGGATTGTCAGCTTCGCTACTCTACTGGGATTCACATTTTTTTACCGTTAAAAAAGTAAGTGTTACAATTGTTGAGGGTGAAAATGCCCGAAAAAAATCTTCACTGGAAGGCAGCGCCATATCCTCCGCGCAAAAAGTTCTCAAAAATTACAGCACCAAAAATATTTGGCGATTGGACCTCGATAAAATCGCCAAAGATATTCTTAAGGATGAAAGAATTCTTTCGGCCCAGGTGCAAAGAGATTTACCTTCGCATCTTTCCGCCGTCATTCATGTTCGAGAAGTTGCAATCCTGTATCAAGATAGGAAAGGTCAAATAATTCCTGTGACCTTCGATGGGATTCTGCTAGAGCCCATACCTATCGAATCAGCTCCCGACGCTCCTATTCTTCGAGATACTTCCGTTGTTAAGGACTCCGCTCGTTTAAAAAAAATTATCAGTTTGGTCGACGCACTTCCTGAGAATGGAACTGTCAGTCGTGCAACGATTTCGGAAATTAAGTGGACGGATAGTGAAGGCCTTAAGTTAGAACTCATGCGTTCGGATACGGGACTCGTTGTACTCGGAGAAACAGAAATTGAGTTGCGTGCAAAGCGTGCAGCAAGCGTGATAAAGTACCTTGAAAGTCAAAAACAAAAGTGGCGCGTCATCGACGCGAGCTTCTCGAAGAAAGTCCTTGTCAGGCTGCGTAAGCATTCGTAG
- the murB gene encoding UDP-N-acetylmuramate dehydrogenase, translated as MSISFIKKNYSLAEHTTWKIGGKADWAALPSNKKELIAACLWARDQRLPITVLSGGSNVLVSDRGIEGLVILLQNLNTVESSTYTNGVLEIVAQAGVPKADILKIFIKHRLMPAIFLAGLPGDVGGGVVMNAGVSHDVSPKEFHEIVSWIEVVDLNSRDFKLRRLESNELQWQYRKCEGWRPGVIYRVGLSWSLPPDEGMLKVLQESNKRRMSTQPLGEPSCGSVFKNPPGNKSGRLIEENGLKGFSINGAKVSEKHANFIVNTGGATADDVESLTRHIQKTIQEKTGISLEKEYVFLGRK; from the coding sequence ATGAGCATTTCATTTATAAAGAAAAATTATTCTCTCGCGGAGCATACCACCTGGAAGATCGGGGGTAAGGCGGACTGGGCTGCCCTTCCATCCAACAAAAAAGAATTGATCGCCGCTTGTTTGTGGGCGAGAGATCAACGTCTTCCGATCACCGTTCTCAGTGGTGGTTCTAACGTGCTTGTGAGTGATCGTGGTATCGAAGGTTTGGTCATTCTTTTGCAAAATCTCAATACCGTCGAGTCCAGCACTTACACCAATGGAGTTCTAGAGATCGTGGCGCAGGCGGGAGTGCCCAAAGCCGATATTCTCAAAATATTTATCAAGCATCGCTTGATGCCTGCAATCTTCCTCGCAGGCCTTCCCGGAGACGTTGGTGGCGGTGTGGTGATGAATGCGGGCGTTAGTCATGACGTCTCTCCAAAAGAATTTCACGAGATTGTTTCATGGATTGAAGTGGTCGATCTTAACAGTCGTGATTTTAAGCTGAGACGGTTGGAAAGCAATGAGCTTCAGTGGCAGTATCGTAAGTGCGAAGGGTGGCGCCCAGGAGTCATTTATCGAGTGGGGCTCAGTTGGTCTCTACCGCCGGACGAAGGAATGCTTAAAGTGCTTCAGGAAAGCAATAAACGTCGTATGAGCACGCAGCCTTTAGGTGAACCGAGCTGTGGCTCTGTTTTTAAAAATCCTCCAGGGAACAAATCGGGGCGGCTGATTGAAGAAAACGGCCTTAAAGGTTTTAGTATAAATGGGGCCAAGGTGTCAGAAAAGCATGCGAATTTTATTGTGAACACCGGCGGCGCCACGGCCGACGATGTTGAATCTCTCACGCGACATATCCAAAAAACCATTCAAGAGAAAACCGGAATTTCCCTCGAGAAAGAGTACGTCTTTCTCGGCCGCAAGTAG
- a CDS encoding DUF2817 domain-containing protein has product MQLKQYIIAVIVLLNSLTAYGLEVYEANALAPVIIGQQAIRFPTNYFSARQAFRSWGNNKKFKSGVISVPSSQDPDLTMDYIFFPSSEKSGKLVILTSGIHGAEAPAGHAIQELVFKEFISTNKFPKINYLFIHSINPFGFKYYRRVTENNIDLNRNFATPEEFATSNSDYEKLKKVLEPKGEANTSWVTRWGFYAQAAFYNIRYGKKTFLQALRGQYKEPQGVFYGGTSVEPQIQVLQNTIREIAAPFEHIYHIDLHTGFGEKGKLHLFGSDELQPKDAQWVRDFFSGYEVDTGHDQDFYSTYGDFSDWMWRTFEKKKVISMTFEFGTKNSQTLRGGLDSLWTTVTENQGHQNKYVSIADQKRTRNFYENLFNPASPAWQQQVLEQGHQTLLTTFERFEKL; this is encoded by the coding sequence ATGCAGCTGAAACAATACATCATCGCCGTAATTGTGCTATTAAACTCGCTGACAGCATATGGATTAGAAGTTTACGAGGCGAATGCCTTGGCACCTGTTATCATAGGCCAACAGGCGATTCGATTCCCTACCAATTATTTTTCGGCCCGCCAAGCCTTTCGAAGCTGGGGAAACAACAAAAAATTTAAGTCTGGTGTTATTTCTGTTCCGTCGTCTCAAGATCCTGACCTCACCATGGATTACATCTTTTTCCCAAGCTCCGAGAAGTCCGGGAAACTCGTGATACTAACGTCAGGTATTCATGGCGCCGAAGCTCCGGCCGGTCATGCCATTCAGGAACTGGTTTTCAAAGAATTTATTTCTACCAATAAGTTTCCTAAAATTAACTATTTGTTCATACATTCCATCAACCCTTTTGGATTTAAATACTACCGGCGAGTGACGGAAAACAATATCGATCTCAATCGCAACTTTGCCACCCCGGAAGAGTTTGCGACAAGTAACTCCGATTACGAGAAGCTTAAAAAAGTCCTCGAACCCAAGGGGGAAGCCAACACCTCGTGGGTCACACGCTGGGGTTTTTACGCTCAAGCCGCTTTCTACAATATTCGTTACGGAAAAAAAACTTTTCTCCAGGCCTTGCGGGGTCAGTACAAAGAGCCCCAAGGTGTTTTTTATGGAGGGACCTCCGTCGAACCGCAGATTCAAGTTTTGCAGAACACCATTCGAGAAATCGCAGCGCCATTTGAACACATCTATCACATCGACCTCCATACCGGCTTCGGAGAAAAAGGGAAGCTCCATCTTTTTGGGAGCGACGAGCTCCAACCCAAAGATGCGCAATGGGTGAGGGATTTTTTCTCCGGATATGAGGTCGACACTGGTCACGATCAAGATTTCTACTCGACTTACGGTGATTTTAGCGACTGGATGTGGAGAACATTCGAAAAGAAAAAGGTGATCTCCATGACCTTCGAATTTGGAACCAAAAATAGTCAAACTTTGCGAGGTGGGTTAGACTCGTTATGGACAACAGTGACGGAAAACCAAGGGCATCAAAACAAATATGTTTCGATCGCAGATCAAAAACGCACCCGAAATTTTTACGAAAATTTATTCAATCCCGCATCCCCCGCTTGGCAACAGCAAGTTTTAGAACAAGGACATCAGACCCTACTCACCACTTTCGAGCGCTTTGAAAAACTCTAA